From Sparus aurata chromosome 9, fSpaAur1.1, whole genome shotgun sequence, a single genomic window includes:
- the LOC115588003 gene encoding macrophage receptor MARCO-like, producing the protein METTLNDRVSFTQNNPLFDMSLSRSDLYSFQPDDLKPARPRRPWCLYVIVIYLILQTALNAFLIYKVFSLQSSVSGPTTQKLTSNHISPGGEDDEEVLQILLRNNSQETKTLRSHLWTLQSQVQSMCGEEGQLDRLRSDLKLLNTSTHNMEDKLTNISRTAGLPGPPGRDGPSGAPGVKGPKGDSGVIGPQGPKGDPGLKGEQGAPGAAGRSGPPGPPGTPGDQGPGAKGEKGDTGAEGPRGDKGDTGSAGEKGSAGVPGAPGSDGQKGDPGSIGPAGPPGVAGPPGAKGAQGPQGLKGAKGDQDMIVRLVPSGRRGRVEVRHNGVWGTVCDDSFDTNDGTVICRMLGYTRASTVFPAEAGSGQIWLDELRCTGTESSIFDCPNSGIGTHNCGHGEDVAVQCV; encoded by the exons ATGGAGACAACGTTGAACGATCGTGTCTCGTTCACCCAAAACAACCCGCTGTTTGACATGTCACTGAGCCGGAGTGACCTCTACAGCTTCCAGCCTGACG ATCTGAAGCCCGCGAGGCCCAGAAGACCGTGGTGTTTATACGTTATCGTTATTTACCTCATCCTGCAGACCGCCCTCAACGCCTTCCTCATTTATAAAG TTTTCTCGTTGCAGTCTTCAGTGTCTGGCCCCACAACACAGAAGCTGACATCCAATCACATTTCTCCGGGTGGAGAAGACGATGAAGAAGTTCTCCAGATTCTGCTCCGAAACAACAGTCAGGAAACCAAGACCCTGAGGAGCCACCTGTGGACGCTGCAGAGCCAG GTCCAGAGCATGTGTGGAGAGGAGGGTCAGCTGGACCGACTGAGATCGGACCTGAAGCTTCTCAACACCAGCACCCACAACATGGaggacaaactgacaaacatcagcCGCACAGCAG gacTTCCTGGTCCTCCGGGTAGAGATGGACCTTCAGGAGCACCAGGAGTGAAAGGCCCCAAAG GTGACAGTGGTGTCATTGGACCTCAAGGACCAAAAGGAGACCCAGGACTCAAAGGAGAACAAGGAGCTCCAGGAGCTGCTG GTCGCAGCGGTCCACCAGGGCCCCCAGGAACCCCTGGAGATCAGGGACCAGGTgcaaagggagagaaaggagacaCTGGAGCTGAAG GCCCTCGTGGAGACAAAGGTGACACGGGGAGCGCTGGAGAAAAAG GATCTGCTGGGGTTCCTGGAGCTCCTGGATCCGATGGACAAAAAGGAGACCCGGGCAGCATCGGTCCAGCTGGACCTCCAG GTGTCGCGGGACCTCCTGGTGCCAAAGGAGCTcaag GACCTCAAGGACTCAAAGGAGCCAAGGGAGACCAAGACA TGATCGTGCGTCTGGTGCCGAGTGGACGGCGAGGTCGAGTGGAGGTGAGGCACAACGGGGTCTGGGGCACCGTGTGTGACGACAGCTTCGACACCAATGATGGGACGGTGATCTGCAGGATGCTGGGCTACACCAGAGCTTCTACTGTCTTCCCCGCTGAAGCAG GGTCCGGTCAGATCTGGCTGGATGAGCTGCGATGCACAGGAACAGAGTCGAGTATCTTCGACTGCCCTAATTCTGGAATCGGTACCCACAACTGTGGACACGGCGAGGACGTCGCGGTGCAGTGTGTCTAG